The Chanos chanos chromosome 6, fChaCha1.1, whole genome shotgun sequence genome includes a region encoding these proteins:
- the tnfaip1 gene encoding BTB/POZ domain-containing adapter for CUL3-mediated RhoA degradation protein 2 isoform X2, with amino-acid sequence MSGETCLHQLHPQTGPIVPVSPVACPKTKTCSYRGAVGLGNKYVRLNVGGALFYSTLQVLTRQDTLLKSMFSGRMEVFTDKEGWILIDRCGKHFGTVLSYLRDGVVTLPKSRQGVQELLAEAKYYRIQGLVDLCQHALQDNKEKALCVIPVITCPKEEERLIQGCTKPVVKLLYNRSNNKYSYTSNSDDNLLKNIELFEKLSLSYNGRVLFMKDVIGDEICCWSFYGQGRKLAEVCCTSIVYATEKKHTKVEFPEARIYEETLNALLYETLPVPDNSLLEATRRRAHCCSHSEEDEAVELRERVRRIHIKRYSTYDDRPLGH; translated from the exons ATGTCTGGGGAGACCTGCCTTCATCAGCTTCACCCACAGACTGGGCCCATTGTGCCCGTATCTCCTGTGGCTTGTCCCAAGACCAAGACCTGTAGTTACCGCGGAGCCGTTGGACTAGGAAATAAGTATGTGCGTCTGAATGTTGGTGGAGCGCTTTTCTACTCCACACTGCAGGTGCTTACACGGCAGGACACCTTGCTAAAGTCTATGTTCAGTGGCAGGATGGAGGTGTTCACTGACAAAGAGG GCTGGATCCTGATAGACCGCTGTGGGAAACACTTTGGTACAGTCCTCAGTTACCTGCGAGACGGTGTCGTGACCTTGCCCAAGAGCCGACAGGGTGTCCAAGAGCTCTTGGCTGAGGCCAAATATTACCGTATCCAAGGACTGGTGGACTTGTGTCAGCATGCTCTTCAG GACAATAAGGAAAAGGCACTGTGTGTGATCCCTGTCATCACCTGTCccaaagaagaggagagattAATACAAGGCTGTACCAAA CCTGTGGTGAAACTACTCTATAATAGAAGTAACAACAAATACTCTTATACAAG caatTCTGATGACAACTTATTAAAGAACATTGAGCTATTTGAGAAGCTGTCTCTGAGCTACAATGGCCGTGTGCTCTTCATGAAAGATGTCATTGGGGACGAGATCTGCTGCTGGTCTTTCTATGGCCAGGGCCGTAAGCTAGCAGAAGTCTGCTGCACCTCGATTGTTTACGCCACCGAGAAGAAGCATACCAAG GTCGAGTTTCCGGAAGCACGTATTTACGAGGAGACGCTGAATGCTTTGTTATACGAGACACTCCCGGTTCCAGACAACTCTCTTTTGGAGGCCACACGACGGCGCGCCCACTGCTGCTCTCACAGCGAGGAAGACGAAGCCGTGGAGCTGAGGGAACGCGTTCGGCGAATCCACATCAAGAGATACAGCACATATGATGACAGGCCCCTGGGACACTAA
- the tnfaip1 gene encoding BTB/POZ domain-containing adapter for CUL3-mediated RhoA degradation protein 2 isoform X1: MSGETCLHQLHPQTGPIVPVSPVACPKTKTCSYRGAVGLGNKYVRLNVGGALFYSTLQVLTRQDTLLKSMFSGRMEVFTDKEGAAFKCCQHKLLCLGWILIDRCGKHFGTVLSYLRDGVVTLPKSRQGVQELLAEAKYYRIQGLVDLCQHALQDNKEKALCVIPVITCPKEEERLIQGCTKPVVKLLYNRSNNKYSYTSNSDDNLLKNIELFEKLSLSYNGRVLFMKDVIGDEICCWSFYGQGRKLAEVCCTSIVYATEKKHTKVEFPEARIYEETLNALLYETLPVPDNSLLEATRRRAHCCSHSEEDEAVELRERVRRIHIKRYSTYDDRPLGH, encoded by the exons ATGTCTGGGGAGACCTGCCTTCATCAGCTTCACCCACAGACTGGGCCCATTGTGCCCGTATCTCCTGTGGCTTGTCCCAAGACCAAGACCTGTAGTTACCGCGGAGCCGTTGGACTAGGAAATAAGTATGTGCGTCTGAATGTTGGTGGAGCGCTTTTCTACTCCACACTGCAGGTGCTTACACGGCAGGACACCTTGCTAAAGTCTATGTTCAGTGGCAGGATGGAGGTGTTCACTGACAAAGAGG GTGCAGCCTTTAAATGTTGTCAACACAAACTGCTCTGTTTAGGCTGGATCCTGATAGACCGCTGTGGGAAACACTTTGGTACAGTCCTCAGTTACCTGCGAGACGGTGTCGTGACCTTGCCCAAGAGCCGACAGGGTGTCCAAGAGCTCTTGGCTGAGGCCAAATATTACCGTATCCAAGGACTGGTGGACTTGTGTCAGCATGCTCTTCAG GACAATAAGGAAAAGGCACTGTGTGTGATCCCTGTCATCACCTGTCccaaagaagaggagagattAATACAAGGCTGTACCAAA CCTGTGGTGAAACTACTCTATAATAGAAGTAACAACAAATACTCTTATACAAG caatTCTGATGACAACTTATTAAAGAACATTGAGCTATTTGAGAAGCTGTCTCTGAGCTACAATGGCCGTGTGCTCTTCATGAAAGATGTCATTGGGGACGAGATCTGCTGCTGGTCTTTCTATGGCCAGGGCCGTAAGCTAGCAGAAGTCTGCTGCACCTCGATTGTTTACGCCACCGAGAAGAAGCATACCAAG GTCGAGTTTCCGGAAGCACGTATTTACGAGGAGACGCTGAATGCTTTGTTATACGAGACACTCCCGGTTCCAGACAACTCTCTTTTGGAGGCCACACGACGGCGCGCCCACTGCTGCTCTCACAGCGAGGAAGACGAAGCCGTGGAGCTGAGGGAACGCGTTCGGCGAATCCACATCAAGAGATACAGCACATATGATGACAGGCCCCTGGGACACTAA
- the ift20 gene encoding intraflagellar transport protein 20 homolog has product MAKDPLAEAGLHFDELNKLRVLEPEVRQKTVELKEECKDFVDKVGQFQKIVGGLIDLVDELAKEAETEKMKAIGARNLLKSVAKQREAQQQQLQALIAEKKMQLERYRIEYEALSKVEVEQNEFIDQFILQK; this is encoded by the exons ATGGCAAAAGACCCACTGGCTGAAGCAGGCCTTCATTTCGACGAACTTAACAAATTGAGAGTTTTGGAACCCGAAGTCAGGCAGAAAACTGTTGAGCTTAAGGAGGAATGCAAGGACTTTGTTGACA AAGTTGGCCAGTTTCAGAAGATAGTGGGTGGCCTCATTGACTTAGTAGATGAGCTGGCCAAAGaagctgaaacagaaaaaatgaag GCTATTGGCGCTAGAAATCTGCTGAAATCGGTggcaaagcagagagaggctCAGCAACAGCAGCTTCAAGCCCTGAttgcagaaaagaaaatgcagctGGAAAG gtATCGAATTGAGTATGAAGCCCTTTCCAAAGTTGAGGTAGAGCAGAATGAATTCATAGACCAGTTTATTCTTCAGAAATGA
- the tmem97 gene encoding sigma intracellular receptor 2, with product MSVRVLEMIFFIYFASHIPITLFIDFQALLPEHFYPQMLKDLLRWYATEFKDPMMMDPPIWFKSFVFCEALVQFPFFPFAAYAFLKGGCRWIRTPAMIYSAHVATTLIPILAYILYHDFPTTPHPGPQTWNERWLLVSIYAPYLLVPVMILLTMLYSSAYNSNSAGGKASAKAKKLK from the exons ATGTCTGTCCGTGTTTtagaaatgatattttttatttattttgcttcgCATATTCCCATTACTCTCTTCATTGACTTTCAAGCATTGCTGCCTGAACATTTCTATCCACAAATG CTCAAAGATTTGTTGCGGTGGTATGCAACTGAATTCAAAGATCCGATGATGATGGATCCTCCCATCTGGTTCAAATCCTTCGTTTTCTGCGAGGCACTTGTTCagtttcctttctttccctttgcGGCTTATGCGTTTCTGAAAG GTGGCTGCAGGTGGATCAGGACACCAGCAATGATTTACTCTGCCCATGTAGCCACAACTTTAATTCCCATCCTGGCCTACATCCTTTACCATGACTTTCCAACGACCCCCCATCCAGGACCCCAGACCTGGAACGAACGCTGGTTGCTAGTGTCTATCTATGCTCCGTACCTTCTGGTCCCAGTCATGATTTTGCTCACTATGCTCTACAGCTCAGCATACAACTCTAACTCTGCAGGTGGAAAAGCTAGCGCAAAAGCCAAGAAACTTAAATAG